A single Arachidicoccus sp. BS20 DNA region contains:
- the trpS gene encoding tryptophan--tRNA ligase has product MQKEVVLSGIRPTGFLHLGNYFGAMRNYVRMQNEYNCYFFVADWHSLTTHPDTKELQNSVHRVLAENIACGLDPEKVSLYVQSDVPEIAELYLYINMLAYKGELEKVPTFKDKVRLQPENVNAGLLTYPVLMAADILIHRAVKVPVGKDQEQHLEMARNFAERFNHRYGEVFPQPKAFNFSHDLVKIMSLDGNGKMSKSENQMATIYLSDDDELIRKKIMKAKTDSGPTEDNSQKPDYIENIFTLMSLVSEEDTLKKFEEDYNKCSIRYGDMKKQLAEDMAKFVAPIREKATAIQNDKTYLKKVMSKGAAKARESASATIKIVRESMGIKY; this is encoded by the coding sequence ATGCAAAAAGAAGTTGTTTTAAGCGGAATTCGTCCAACGGGATTTCTTCATCTTGGAAATTATTTTGGCGCCATGCGCAATTATGTGCGTATGCAGAATGAATATAATTGTTACTTTTTTGTAGCCGATTGGCACAGCTTAACTACGCATCCCGACACGAAAGAATTGCAAAACAGCGTGCATCGCGTGCTCGCAGAAAATATTGCTTGCGGGCTTGACCCTGAAAAAGTTTCGCTCTATGTGCAAAGCGATGTTCCCGAAATTGCGGAGTTGTATTTATATATCAATATGCTTGCTTACAAAGGCGAGTTGGAAAAAGTGCCTACGTTCAAAGATAAAGTGCGCCTGCAACCCGAAAATGTAAATGCAGGATTACTTACCTATCCTGTTTTAATGGCTGCGGATATTCTTATTCATCGCGCGGTAAAAGTACCTGTGGGCAAAGACCAGGAGCAGCATTTGGAAATGGCGCGCAATTTTGCGGAACGCTTCAATCACAGGTACGGCGAGGTTTTCCCTCAGCCGAAAGCCTTTAATTTCAGCCATGATTTGGTTAAGATTATGAGTCTCGACGGCAATGGAAAAATGAGCAAGAGTGAAAACCAAATGGCTACGATTTATCTTTCGGATGATGATGAACTGATTCGTAAAAAAATCATGAAGGCAAAAACCGATTCCGGTCCTACGGAAGATAATTCGCAGAAACCTGACTATATTGAAAACATTTTTACACTGATGAGTCTGGTAAGTGAGGAAGATACATTGAAAAAATTTGAAGAAGATTATAATAAATGCAGCATTCGATACGGCGATATGAAAAAGCAGTTGGCGGAAGATATGGCGAAGTTTGTTGCGCCCATTCGCGAGAAAGCCACAGCTATTCAGAATGACAAAACGTATTTGAAAAAAGTGATGAGCAAAGGAGCCGCTAAAGCGCGTGAAAGCGCAAGCGCAACTATAAAAATTGTGCGTGAAAGTATGGGAATTAAATATTAA
- a CDS encoding VOC family protein → MIQNISFITIGVKDLDKMKSFYKDMLGWKTSNDEEGIVFFKMDNGLTFALFPEKELAEDIGTAQVLAGYKNFALAINLPSQEDVNDFFQTLIEKKVTIQKMPEPVFWGGYRGYFSDPENNFWEVAYNPFLN, encoded by the coding sequence ATGATTCAAAACATTTCTTTCATCACAATCGGTGTAAAAGATTTAGACAAAATGAAATCTTTTTACAAAGATATGCTCGGTTGGAAAACAAGTAATGATGAAGAAGGAATTGTGTTTTTTAAAATGGATAACGGATTAACATTTGCTTTGTTCCCTGAAAAAGAATTGGCTGAAGATATAGGAACGGCGCAGGTTTTAGCCGGGTATAAAAATTTTGCGCTCGCTATAAACTTGCCTTCACAAGAAGATGTGAATGATTTTTTTCAAACACTGATTGAGAAAAAAGTAACCATACAAAAAATGCCCGAACCTGTTTTTTGGGGCGGTTATCGCGGCTATTTTTCCGACCCTGAAAATAACTTTTGGGAAGTGGCATATAATCCGTTTTTGAATTAA
- a CDS encoding IS4 family transposase, producing MSEIIKFTGQPILSQILNLISSSLINKAVRKHQSNRYYKKLPVRIHLISLLYGVFSYCNGLRELCEGMLACEGKLVHLGFDKAPARSTLSDANSKRSFLVFETIYTELLQQYHSFISDSRLRGLSIRNLKIIDSSTIQLFSELLRGVGRNTKDGSRKKGGIKVHTMMDAFSGVAEFVRMTAAREHDRKFLYELDLPANSWLVFDKAYNVYRQFLKWTEQKIWFVTRMKDNAVFHVTKVLVDRTKKKNAKGVLKEQYITIGVKTGNGQEQRLKLRRITFQTQDGKAYVFITNNFTLPASQIATIYKNRWMIELLFKQIKQNFPLRYFWGNSVNAIKMQVYCVLIAQLLMVVIRKKAATRKSFANMITVIRLHLMSYVSLLEFIKDTYKAWRKTHNASFAFTP from the coding sequence ATGAGTGAAATTATAAAATTTACCGGACAGCCGATATTATCGCAGATATTAAATTTAATAAGCAGTTCTTTGATAAACAAAGCAGTCAGAAAACACCAGTCCAACCGGTACTACAAGAAATTACCGGTACGTATACATTTGATAAGCCTGCTGTATGGTGTATTCAGCTATTGCAACGGTTTGCGGGAGCTGTGCGAGGGGATGTTAGCCTGTGAAGGCAAGTTGGTTCACCTGGGTTTTGATAAAGCGCCTGCGCGCAGCACGCTGTCGGATGCCAACAGCAAAAGAAGTTTTCTGGTGTTCGAAACGATTTATACCGAATTGTTACAGCAATACCACAGTTTTATCTCGGACAGCCGGTTAAGGGGCTTGAGCATCCGTAATCTGAAAATAATTGACAGCAGCACTATTCAGTTGTTCAGCGAATTGCTTCGTGGCGTAGGGCGCAACACTAAAGACGGGAGCCGCAAGAAAGGCGGCATCAAAGTACACACAATGATGGATGCCTTTAGCGGAGTGGCTGAGTTTGTGCGTATGACCGCCGCCCGGGAGCATGACCGTAAGTTTCTGTACGAGTTGGATTTACCTGCCAACAGTTGGCTGGTGTTCGATAAAGCCTACAATGTGTATCGTCAGTTTTTGAAATGGACGGAACAGAAAATATGGTTTGTTACCAGGATGAAGGACAATGCTGTTTTTCACGTAACCAAAGTATTGGTGGACAGAACAAAGAAAAAAAATGCAAAAGGCGTGTTGAAAGAACAATACATCACCATCGGGGTAAAAACCGGCAATGGACAGGAACAACGGCTCAAGCTAAGGCGCATCACGTTCCAGACCCAGGATGGCAAGGCATATGTGTTCATTACCAACAATTTTACTTTACCGGCTTCGCAGATAGCCACGATATACAAAAACAGGTGGATGATAGAATTGTTGTTCAAGCAAATCAAGCAGAACTTTCCGTTGCGTTACTTTTGGGGCAATAGTGTGAATGCTATTAAAATGCAGGTATATTGCGTACTAATAGCACAACTGCTGATGGTGGTCATTAGGAAGAAAGCTGCAACCAGGAAATCTTTTGCCAACATGATCACCGTTATAAGATTGCACCTGATGAGCTATGTATCGTTGTTAGAGTTTATCAAAGACACGTATAAGGCATGGAGAAAAACACACAACGCTTCTTTTGCTTTTACACCATAG
- a CDS encoding deoxynucleoside kinase encodes MAKATAKNKPKHIAVAGNIGAGKTTLTQLLSKHYKWIPQFEDVDHNPYLNDFYDEMSRWSFELQIYFLNSRLKQLLEIQNGTETVIQDRTIYEDANIFAPNLHDMNLMSTRDFNNYYNFFKTLKSMVKPPDLLIYLKASVPALVAQIQKRGREYEDNIRLDYLKKLNVLYDKWIESYKEGPLLVIDVDNINFAENEEHLGNIINKVDGLLYGLF; translated from the coding sequence ATGGCAAAAGCTACCGCCAAAAACAAACCTAAACACATCGCAGTCGCGGGCAATATCGGAGCGGGGAAAACCACGCTCACGCAACTGTTGAGCAAGCATTACAAATGGATTCCGCAGTTTGAAGATGTTGACCACAATCCTTATCTCAACGATTTTTATGATGAAATGTCGCGCTGGAGTTTCGAGTTGCAGATTTATTTTCTCAACAGTCGTTTGAAACAATTGCTCGAAATCCAAAATGGTACGGAAACCGTGATTCAGGACAGAACCATTTATGAAGATGCCAATATTTTCGCGCCCAATCTTCACGATATGAACCTGATGAGCACACGCGATTTTAATAATTATTACAACTTTTTCAAGACGTTGAAAAGCATGGTAAAGCCGCCGGATTTATTGATTTATCTAAAAGCGTCGGTGCCGGCTTTGGTAGCACAGATTCAAAAGCGAGGCAGGGAATATGAAGATAATATTCGCCTCGATTATCTGAAAAAACTAAATGTTCTCTACGACAAATGGATTGAAAGTTACAAAGAAGGTCCATTGCTTGTAATTGATGTGGACAACATCAACTTTGCAGAAAATGAAGAGCATCTCGGCAATATTATCAACAAAGTGGATGGGCTTTTGTATGGACTGTTTTAA